From the Paenibacillus sp. FSL H8-0548 genome, one window contains:
- a CDS encoding cupin domain-containing protein: MIPGLVAGNFEDCPVYKIAEKDTNKFVLLCDREQVPFTSFVEIFEPGGRTPSNEHREAYEYFYVLRGEGVAKVGDFTTEIKQGSFIIVPPGNHHDIINTGAERLYCLTTMIPDENFSDLIKSGPRASLDEEDLKVLKALLPLR, translated from the coding sequence ATGATTCCAGGCTTGGTAGCAGGAAATTTCGAGGATTGTCCCGTATATAAAATTGCTGAGAAAGACACGAATAAATTTGTTCTGCTCTGTGATCGGGAGCAGGTTCCGTTCACGTCGTTTGTAGAAATATTTGAACCCGGCGGTCGCACGCCTTCGAATGAGCATCGTGAGGCTTATGAATACTTTTATGTGCTGAGGGGTGAGGGGGTTGCGAAGGTAGGAGATTTCACGACTGAAATCAAGCAAGGCTCGTTTATTATCGTTCCTCCAGGCAATCATCACGATATTATTAATACTGGAGCCGAGCGGCTCTACTGCCTGACGACGATGATTCCGGATGAGAATTTCTCGGACTTGATTAAATCAGGACCAAGAGCGAGCTTGGATGAGGAAGACCTGAAAGTGCTGAAAGCTCTCCTGCCTTTGCGGTAA
- a CDS encoding creatininase family protein, giving the protein MFQRYEGTAWEKRFLPRLTSKQIHELPKEHALVILPIGAVEQHGPHLPVFTDTLIGEATLTQTLEQVKSDKEIWVLPPIPYGKSNEHIGLPGTMSLSANTLHGIIMDLAKSVQASGFRRLLLFNTHGGNVDLLNTVAREIRIDTGLMVFYLMPGSLNDVTDIISPAEMEYGIHGGDYETSIVLSVKPDWVQMELAPDEVPDMSRYQFLTLEGKIRFAWKMADISASGVAGNASVANVGKGEIIQSRVANVLSEALEELCDFEITDVRKKGREADVG; this is encoded by the coding sequence ATGTTTCAACGGTATGAAGGAACAGCATGGGAAAAGAGATTTTTACCGAGATTGACGAGCAAGCAGATCCATGAGCTGCCAAAGGAGCACGCACTAGTCATTTTACCGATTGGAGCTGTTGAACAGCATGGCCCGCATCTCCCTGTGTTTACGGATACGCTGATCGGTGAAGCGACACTTACACAGACGCTTGAACAAGTGAAGTCTGACAAAGAAATATGGGTACTGCCGCCAATTCCATACGGAAAAAGCAATGAGCATATCGGCCTTCCAGGTACGATGTCTCTCTCGGCCAATACACTTCACGGCATCATTATGGATTTGGCCAAAAGCGTGCAAGCAAGCGGCTTCCGCCGATTGCTGCTGTTCAACACCCATGGAGGGAATGTGGATCTGCTCAATACTGTAGCCCGCGAAATACGAATCGATACAGGTCTTATGGTTTTCTACTTAATGCCAGGCAGCTTAAATGATGTTACTGATATTATTTCTCCTGCAGAGATGGAATACGGCATTCATGGAGGAGATTATGAAACATCCATTGTTTTATCCGTAAAACCGGATTGGGTACAGATGGAGCTTGCACCAGATGAAGTGCCGGATATGTCACGTTATCAATTTCTAACGCTTGAAGGGAAAATTCGCTTCGCTTGGAAAATGGCTGATATTTCAGCAAGCGGAGTAGCGGGTAATGCTAGCGTGGCTAACGTGGGCAAAGGCGAGATTATTCAGAGCAGAGTGGCAAATGTGCTAAGCGAGGCGCTGGAAGAGCTGTGTGACTTTGAAATTACAGATGTGAGAAAAAAAGGCAGAGAGGCTGATGTAGGATGA